The Rhodocytophaga rosea genome has a segment encoding these proteins:
- a CDS encoding MATE family efflux transporter translates to MAQSVNHLNLKKLFGYFKTAIKGEEKEYTSGNINKAIFMLAVPMILEMVMESLFAVVDVFFVSRLGVNAIATVGLTESVLTIIYAVAIGLSMAATAMVARRTGEKNPEAASEAAIQALIIAVIIGSVIGLTGVIFAEDILRLMGGAPELISEGKGYTRIMLGSNVIIMLLFLNNAIFRGAGDASIAMRSLWLANALNIVLCPVLIFGLGPIPGLGIEGAALATTIGRGSGVLYQFYMLFSKRSVIQLNRSNFKFNPDLIGKMLNVSAGGMGQFLIESASWVFLVRIISVFGSDALAGYTIAIRIIIFTILPSWGLSNAAATLVGQNLGAGQPERAETSVWRAAFYNMLFLAFISVGLFVFAGIIIEIFTTETNVQQYGIQGLRYICAGYIFAAYGMVTSQSFNGAGDTRTPTVINLLCYWVLQIPLAYLLAVTLDLGPAGVFIAIAISFSMHALVSIVWFRRGKWKLVEI, encoded by the coding sequence ATGGCACAATCGGTAAACCACTTAAATCTGAAAAAACTTTTTGGGTATTTTAAAACCGCCATTAAGGGAGAAGAAAAAGAATACACTTCTGGTAATATCAATAAAGCCATTTTTATGCTGGCCGTGCCCATGATCCTGGAAATGGTGATGGAATCGCTGTTTGCCGTGGTCGACGTATTTTTTGTAAGTCGTCTGGGGGTGAATGCAATCGCTACAGTGGGGCTCACAGAGTCGGTGCTTACCATAATTTATGCGGTGGCGATCGGTTTAAGTATGGCCGCTACAGCGATGGTAGCCAGGCGGACAGGTGAGAAAAATCCGGAAGCAGCCTCGGAGGCTGCTATTCAGGCATTGATCATTGCAGTAATAATCGGTTCTGTTATCGGGCTCACAGGTGTTATTTTCGCTGAAGATATTTTACGCCTGATGGGAGGCGCCCCTGAACTGATCAGTGAAGGTAAAGGCTATACCCGGATCATGCTGGGCAGTAATGTGATCATTATGTTGCTCTTTCTGAACAATGCTATTTTCAGGGGAGCCGGTGATGCTTCTATTGCCATGCGTTCATTATGGCTGGCCAATGCGCTTAACATTGTCTTATGTCCGGTGTTAATATTTGGATTAGGGCCTATTCCTGGTTTGGGTATTGAAGGGGCAGCATTGGCCACTACTATCGGCCGGGGAAGCGGCGTATTATACCAGTTCTATATGTTATTCAGCAAACGATCAGTAATCCAACTGAACCGATCAAACTTTAAATTTAATCCAGACCTGATTGGGAAAATGCTCAATGTTTCGGCAGGAGGAATGGGCCAGTTTCTGATCGAATCGGCCAGCTGGGTTTTTCTGGTACGTATCATTTCTGTGTTTGGCAGCGATGCCCTGGCAGGATATACCATCGCCATCCGGATCATTATTTTTACGATATTGCCTTCCTGGGGATTATCTAATGCAGCCGCTACCCTGGTGGGACAAAATCTGGGTGCCGGGCAACCAGAACGAGCAGAAACATCTGTCTGGCGGGCGGCATTTTATAATATGCTCTTTCTGGCTTTTATCTCGGTTGGTTTGTTTGTGTTTGCCGGGATCATTATTGAGATATTTACTACAGAAACCAATGTACAACAATACGGAATTCAGGGGTTGCGGTACATTTGTGCCGGATATATCTTTGCAGCCTATGGAATGGTCACCAGTCAGTCGTTTAATGGAGCTGGAGATACCAGAACACCTACGGTAATTAATCTGCTCTGTTACTGGGTACTCCAGATTCCACTGGCGTATCTGCTGGCTGTTACACTGGATTTGGGTCCGGCAGGGGTGTTTATTGCCATAGCTATAAGTTTTTCTATGCATGCCCTGGTGAGTATTGTCTGGTTCCGCCGGGGGAAATGGAAGCTGGTGGAAATTTAG
- a CDS encoding DegT/DnrJ/EryC1/StrS family aminotransferase, translating to MKKIPIYQPSVTELEISYAVDAVKNGWGENCYAYIKRFEKDFAAYTGSSYSLATSSCTGAIHLALAAMGVKAGDEVIMGDINWIASAAPITYLGAKPVFVDVLEDSWCIDPSKIEAAITEKTKVILAVDLYGNLAEMDQIVAIAKKHNLYVLEDAAEALGSVFRGKKAGSWGDIGVFSFHGAKIMTTGEGGMLVTDNAALMERVRILSDHGRDPKVNRTFWMAELGYKYKMSNLQAAMGCAQLERVDELVNKRRDIFNWYTEYLADLPGIVLNPEPSYTINCYWMPTIVFDKALNIEAHEVINYLKEQNIDSRPFFYPLSSLPMFEKAEENKVSYNLYKRALNLPSNFSLTREDIKQVCQAIRTYVNKVLVPVN from the coding sequence ATGAAAAAAATTCCTATCTATCAACCCTCTGTTACCGAACTGGAAATATCATATGCAGTAGATGCTGTAAAAAATGGATGGGGGGAAAATTGTTATGCTTATATCAAACGTTTTGAAAAAGATTTTGCTGCCTATACCGGCTCGTCCTACTCTTTAGCAACTTCCTCTTGTACAGGCGCAATTCATTTGGCTTTAGCTGCAATGGGTGTTAAGGCTGGCGATGAAGTAATCATGGGTGATATAAATTGGATAGCTTCTGCAGCGCCAATTACGTATTTGGGAGCTAAACCAGTATTTGTCGATGTATTAGAAGATAGCTGGTGTATCGATCCATCAAAAATAGAAGCAGCCATTACTGAGAAAACTAAAGTAATTCTTGCAGTAGATTTATATGGCAACTTAGCTGAAATGGATCAAATTGTAGCCATTGCAAAAAAACATAATTTGTATGTGCTTGAAGATGCTGCTGAAGCATTAGGTTCAGTATTCAGAGGCAAAAAGGCAGGTAGTTGGGGTGATATAGGTGTGTTTTCTTTTCATGGAGCTAAAATTATGACTACAGGTGAAGGTGGTATGCTTGTTACGGATAATGCAGCTTTAATGGAAAGAGTAAGAATATTATCTGACCATGGTAGAGATCCTAAAGTAAATAGAACTTTCTGGATGGCAGAATTAGGTTATAAATATAAGATGTCCAACCTGCAAGCGGCCATGGGCTGTGCACAGCTTGAAAGAGTAGATGAATTAGTTAATAAGCGGCGGGATATTTTTAATTGGTATACTGAATACTTAGCTGATCTGCCCGGAATTGTTCTGAATCCTGAGCCATCCTACACTATCAATTGCTACTGGATGCCTACTATTGTTTTTGACAAAGCCCTTAATATAGAGGCACATGAGGTAATTAATTATTTGAAAGAACAGAATATAGATAGCAGACCATTCTTTTATCCCCTTTCTTCTTTACCAATGTTTGAAAAAGCAGAAGAAAATAAGGTGTCCTATAATCTTTATAAGAGGGCTCTTAATTTACCAAGCAACTTCAGTTTAACCCGTGAAGATATTAAGCAGGTGTGTCAGGCAATAAGGACGTATGTTAATAAAGTATTAGTTCCAGTAAATTAA
- a CDS encoding 2OG-Fe(II) oxygenase, with translation METTVITKQLNPTGIFDDSKYAKLALDNREKYQTANPFPHIALDNFIDEPLAKALAAEIPKPGDISWVATDNAGNRRRYQHDERKFTPLVRMMLREMNSRQFLLFLETLTGIENLIPDPYFIGGGVHSSGTGDFLNVHADFNWHHKLHAHRRINALLYLNENWQESWHGGLEFWNTEMTQAVKTYSPIINRLIVFNTTQNSNHGVPTPLACPEDVRRITLNLYYYTTKREDELADPHFTKYKTINSPFAMGLGEDYRKSGEE, from the coding sequence ATGGAAACAACTGTAATAACTAAACAACTAAACCCTACTGGTATCTTTGATGATTCAAAGTATGCAAAGCTTGCCTTAGATAATAGAGAAAAATATCAAACAGCTAATCCTTTTCCCCATATTGCTTTAGATAATTTTATTGATGAGCCATTAGCCAAAGCGTTGGCTGCTGAAATTCCAAAGCCTGGTGATATCAGCTGGGTTGCTACTGATAATGCTGGAAATAGAAGAAGATATCAGCATGATGAGCGGAAATTTACTCCTCTTGTCAGAATGATGCTCCGTGAGATGAATTCTCGCCAGTTTTTACTCTTTTTAGAAACCCTTACAGGTATAGAAAATCTTATACCGGATCCTTATTTTATTGGTGGAGGGGTACATTCTTCTGGAACAGGCGATTTCCTAAATGTACATGCAGATTTTAACTGGCATCATAAACTTCATGCCCATAGGAGAATTAATGCACTTCTATATTTAAATGAGAACTGGCAGGAGTCTTGGCATGGGGGGCTTGAATTCTGGAATACAGAAATGACACAGGCTGTTAAAACATATTCGCCTATTATTAATAGATTAATTGTATTTAACACCACACAGAACTCTAATCATGGTGTTCCTACGCCATTAGCATGCCCTGAAGATGTTCGTCGTATTACTTTAAATTTATATTATTATACTACAAAGCGGGAGGATGAATTAGCTGACCCCCATTTTACAAAGTATAAAACTATCAATTCTCCTTTTGCAATGGGGCTTGGGGAAGACTATCGTAAATCAGGTGAAGAATAA
- a CDS encoding glycosyltransferase family 61 protein, with protein MKQFLTKVRGKTLNVLRKVIYYNHKYKPKGSFVSTKEYVQAHKDSGVKYYEIFPDQVTTLEIPTDLLPILSPWSVYDTFDPTRERTLYVITNYVVSVVPKGRLYSNNIDMVAVITQDNFLLADVSFQYHMHRKARPQENKVFKQNYFIAPKKYKGVVFNMLAGGGPIINYGHWLIDVVPRIHLLKKSGWFDKVDWFVVPNYRIDFQKDTLRLLGVSADKIIIGTDQLHIEADTLISSTAPRGDRSYLMPDWVVDFHRKAYINPNIDEKKYPSMIYITRRDGKARKVLNEPELITTLESYGCKCLELRSYSFVEKVNLFNAAKVIISVTGAGLANVMYCNKSAKVIEIFPDVLIHTFNYNLAEVVGLDFYFMVCKAETGAKNLTEANDANITVDIVALKKLMDEEIFKKVDLY; from the coding sequence ATGAAACAGTTTCTTACAAAAGTTAGAGGAAAAACGTTGAACGTTTTAAGAAAAGTAATTTATTACAATCATAAATATAAGCCTAAGGGTTCATTCGTTTCAACAAAAGAATATGTACAGGCACATAAAGATTCTGGTGTAAAATATTATGAAATATTTCCCGATCAGGTAACTACGCTTGAGATCCCAACTGATTTGCTCCCTATATTATCTCCTTGGAGTGTTTATGATACTTTTGATCCTACACGTGAGAGAACTCTTTATGTAATAACTAATTATGTGGTTTCGGTAGTGCCTAAAGGTAGGCTTTATTCGAATAACATTGATATGGTAGCTGTGATTACTCAGGATAACTTTTTACTGGCTGATGTTTCCTTTCAATATCATATGCATAGGAAGGCAAGGCCACAGGAAAATAAAGTATTTAAGCAGAATTATTTCATTGCTCCTAAAAAATATAAAGGTGTAGTATTTAATATGCTCGCTGGAGGGGGCCCAATTATCAATTATGGGCACTGGTTAATAGATGTTGTACCAAGAATTCATTTATTAAAAAAATCAGGATGGTTTGATAAAGTAGACTGGTTTGTTGTACCAAATTATAGGATTGACTTTCAAAAAGATACTTTAAGGCTTTTGGGAGTAAGTGCTGATAAAATAATTATAGGTACCGATCAATTACATATTGAGGCAGATACTCTGATTTCTTCTACAGCTCCAAGAGGAGATCGTAGCTATTTGATGCCAGATTGGGTAGTTGACTTTCATAGAAAAGCTTATATCAACCCCAATATTGATGAAAAGAAATATCCATCTATGATTTATATTACGAGGAGAGATGGTAAAGCCCGTAAAGTCCTGAATGAACCTGAATTAATTACTACATTGGAAAGCTATGGATGCAAATGTTTAGAACTGAGGTCTTATTCATTCGTGGAAAAAGTAAACTTATTTAATGCTGCTAAAGTGATCATTTCGGTAACGGGGGCAGGCTTGGCTAATGTAATGTATTGTAATAAAAGTGCAAAAGTGATAGAGATTTTTCCAGATGTTCTTATTCATACTTTTAATTATAATCTAGCAGAGGTTGTTGGCTTAGATTTTTACTTCATGGTTTGCAAAGCTGAAACCGGAGCAAAAAATCTTACGGAGGCAAATGATGCGAATATCACAGTGGATATAGTAGCATTAAAAAAACTAATGGATGAAGAAATATTTAAAAAGGTAGACTTGTATTAG
- a CDS encoding class I SAM-dependent methyltransferase, with protein MKCRFCEHQLEHTFVDLVSSPPANSFLTQQNLLEPEMYFPLRLFTCDNCFLVQIDEYKKAQEIFSSDYVYFSSYSKSWLAHAKKYTEHMISRFGFNEQSFIMEIASNDGYLLQYFKEKHIPVLGIEPTLNTAEVARLKGILTISDYFGESLANKLLIENMTADLLIGNNVLAHVPDINDFVAGLKIVLKEQGIITMEFPHLLKLIEHVEFDTIYHEHFSYLSFNTVSKIFASHGLEMFDVQEITTHGGSLRIFAKHFEDKSKSISPSVELLLNKEKEAGITTSAYYDDFQQKVDMIKYNFLDFVLLQRKNNKKVIAYGAAAKGNTFLNYCGIKGDDLIQFVVDASPYKQNKFLPGSHLPVYSEERIKEYKPDYIIILAWNLKDEIMEQLSYIREWNGKFVMCIPQMKIL; from the coding sequence ATGAAATGTCGCTTTTGTGAACATCAATTAGAGCATACCTTCGTAGATCTGGTAAGTAGCCCTCCAGCTAATTCTTTCTTGACTCAACAGAACCTATTAGAGCCGGAAATGTATTTCCCTTTAAGATTATTTACCTGTGATAATTGCTTTCTTGTCCAAATTGATGAATACAAAAAAGCACAAGAAATTTTTAGCAGTGATTATGTTTACTTTTCTTCCTATTCTAAAAGCTGGCTGGCTCATGCGAAAAAATATACTGAGCATATGATCAGTCGTTTTGGGTTCAATGAGCAATCTTTTATTATGGAAATAGCCTCTAATGATGGTTATTTACTACAATATTTTAAGGAGAAACATATTCCGGTTTTAGGTATTGAGCCTACCTTAAATACAGCAGAGGTTGCCCGGTTAAAAGGAATTCTTACTATTTCTGATTATTTTGGAGAAAGTCTTGCAAATAAATTATTGATTGAAAATATGACAGCTGACCTATTAATTGGAAATAATGTGTTAGCGCATGTACCTGATATCAATGATTTTGTAGCGGGATTGAAAATTGTATTGAAAGAGCAAGGAATTATCACTATGGAATTTCCGCATCTGCTAAAGTTGATTGAGCATGTTGAATTCGATACTATTTATCATGAGCATTTTTCATATTTATCCTTCAATACTGTAAGTAAAATCTTTGCATCTCATGGCCTAGAAATGTTTGATGTACAGGAGATTACTACACATGGAGGCTCTTTACGCATCTTTGCCAAACATTTTGAAGATAAGAGTAAGAGTATTAGTCCTTCGGTTGAATTGTTGTTAAATAAGGAGAAAGAGGCTGGTATCACAACTTCTGCCTATTACGATGACTTCCAGCAAAAAGTAGATATGATTAAATATAATTTTTTAGATTTTGTTCTTCTCCAAAGAAAAAACAATAAAAAGGTAATTGCTTATGGAGCTGCAGCAAAAGGCAATACTTTTTTAAACTATTGCGGTATAAAAGGTGATGATCTGATTCAATTTGTAGTAGATGCTTCTCCTTATAAACAAAATAAATTTTTACCTGGCAGCCATTTACCTGTGTATTCTGAAGAAAGAATTAAAGAATATAAGCCTGACTACATAATTATACTCGCCTGGAATTTGAAAGATGAAATTATGGAGCAATTAAGCTATATTAGGGAATGGAATGGAAAATTTGTGATGTGTATACCTCAAATGAAAATACTATAA
- the dnaN gene encoding DNA polymerase III subunit beta, producing the protein MKFVVSSSALLKQLSAISGVITTNPIVPILENFLFQINDGKLTITASDLQTSIIAEMPIDTRDNGSIAVPAKILLDTLKGLPEQPVTFSIDENTYGIELISDNGRYKLSGENATDFPRIPAVNRAYSLEFPSDVLGKAISNTIFATSADELRPAMTGVYVHLQDENATFVATDGHRLIRYRRDDAGTNTDLSVIIPRKALNLLKTSLPSEPTAVKTEFSSSNAFFSFNNIRMICRLIDERFPDYENAIPNNNPNKLTISRLELLSSLRRISIYANRATNQVRLRIGKNDLHISAEDLDFSNEANEHLACEYKGEDMEIGFNARFLIEMLNNLSSKTVTIELSAPNRAGLITPHDREDNEDILMLVMPVMLNNYA; encoded by the coding sequence ATGAAATTTGTTGTCTCCTCTTCTGCTTTGCTCAAGCAACTATCGGCCATCAGTGGTGTAATTACTACCAATCCCATTGTTCCTATCCTGGAAAACTTTTTGTTTCAGATAAACGATGGTAAACTCACCATTACTGCCTCTGACCTGCAAACCTCTATTATTGCCGAAATGCCCATCGATACCAGGGACAACGGAAGTATTGCAGTGCCTGCAAAAATTCTGCTGGATACCTTAAAGGGACTGCCTGAACAACCGGTTACGTTCTCCATCGATGAAAATACCTATGGCATTGAGCTGATCTCTGATAACGGGCGCTATAAATTATCCGGTGAAAATGCAACAGATTTCCCAAGAATTCCAGCCGTAAACCGGGCCTATTCTCTGGAATTTCCTTCCGATGTATTAGGCAAAGCCATCAGCAATACCATTTTTGCTACCAGTGCCGATGAATTACGTCCGGCTATGACTGGCGTATATGTACATTTACAGGATGAGAATGCGACCTTTGTGGCTACAGATGGGCACCGCCTGATCCGTTACCGCCGGGATGACGCCGGTACCAATACTGATCTTTCGGTAATTATTCCCCGGAAAGCATTGAATTTACTCAAAACCTCGCTTCCTTCTGAACCAACAGCAGTAAAGACAGAATTCAGTTCGTCGAATGCTTTCTTTAGTTTTAATAATATCCGTATGATCTGTAGGCTGATCGACGAGCGTTTTCCGGATTATGAAAATGCTATTCCAAATAATAATCCCAATAAACTGACCATCAGCCGCCTCGAATTACTAAGTTCTCTGCGCCGGATTTCGATTTATGCCAACAGGGCTACTAATCAGGTAAGGCTTCGTATCGGGAAAAACGACCTGCACATCTCTGCCGAAGATTTAGATTTTTCAAATGAAGCCAATGAGCATCTGGCCTGTGAATATAAAGGAGAAGATATGGAAATTGGATTTAATGCCAGGTTCCTGATCGAAATGCTCAACAACTTAAGCTCTAAAACTGTAACTATTGAACTTTCTGCGCCGAACCGTGCCGGATTAATCACCCCACATGACCGTGAAGACAATGAAGATATATTGATGCTAGTAATGCCAGTGATGTTGAATAATTATGCGTAA
- a CDS encoding DUF2207 domain-containing protein, which produces MKYFPTSSKQLSVYGAVAVLFFQLACSSPKIAQVSTSDLPQQMPVTEATLSSATLSDDDELTATSTEITDEPAAASTQSRLTSTPPSVYETAKQLQLEQSKTANAVQATKAVKKAKSTFVKMALKAAVKKVEKAHKKFDIRKDKKANALDPDIRTGILIGVLGLALIIIGSLITDGGLLYTLGAIGVTVGLVIIILAALDVI; this is translated from the coding sequence ATGAAATATTTTCCTACTTCATCTAAACAACTCTCTGTATACGGAGCAGTAGCCGTGTTATTTTTTCAACTGGCTTGTAGTTCGCCAAAAATTGCCCAGGTTTCTACTTCTGATCTCCCGCAACAGATGCCAGTTACCGAAGCAACGCTTTCATCGGCTACACTTTCGGATGATGACGAGTTAACAGCTACATCAACTGAAATCACTGATGAGCCAGCCGCTGCTTCTACTCAATCCAGACTTACTTCTACACCACCCTCAGTCTATGAAACGGCAAAACAGCTTCAACTGGAACAATCTAAAACGGCCAACGCAGTACAAGCTACAAAAGCTGTAAAAAAAGCGAAGTCTACGTTTGTAAAAATGGCATTAAAGGCAGCAGTTAAGAAAGTGGAGAAAGCTCACAAAAAATTTGATATCAGAAAGGATAAAAAAGCAAATGCTCTGGACCCGGATATCCGTACTGGTATTCTGATTGGTGTATTAGGCCTTGCTCTGATTATTATCGGATCTCTGATTACCGACGGCGGATTATTATATACTCTGGGTGCAATCGGCGTTACAGTAGGTCTGGTAATCATTATTCTGGCAGCCCTAGATGTCATATAA